In a single window of the Candidatus Celerinatantimonas neptuna genome:
- the yidD gene encoding Putative membrane protein insertion efficiency factor gives MATFTAPVRWLMIALIRLYQWGISPLMGPRCRFSPTCSNYAIEALKVHGVIKGSWLASKRLLKCHPLHPGGYDPVPPAHKTKRD, from the coding sequence ATGGCGACGTTTACAGCGCCGGTTCGCTGGCTGATGATCGCATTGATTCGGCTTTATCAATGGGGTATTAGCCCGTTGATGGGGCCGCGTTGTCGGTTTTCTCCAACCTGTTCCAACTATGCAATTGAAGCATTAAAAGTGCATGGTGTGATAAAAGGCAGTTGGTTAGCAAGCAAACGTCTATTAAAATGCCATCCTTTACATCCTGGTGGGTACGACCCGGTTCCACCTGCTCATAAAACTAAAAGAGATTGA